CGTGACGACGGCAGTGCCTTCAAAGGGAACGCTCACAGGATCGCTGCGTCAAATTCAATGAATCCCATTTACTTTTGTATACACGACTGGGATTAACACGGTGGCCTCGGGTCCTGCGCTGACACCTTCGGCCCCTGCAGAACTGCGAGGCTCAAAACGGCCAAAACTTACCCACGGGatccccctcccccagcacaccGCGAAGCGGAactggggaggggatgggccTGCACGGGATCTCCCCTCGGGCGGCACCGAAAGGCCTCTCCCCGCCCCCTCCGCTCCCGCCCACCCATCGGGACAGAGGGTAGCGCAGGGGCTACCCGCCACCTCACCCAATCTCCCGCACCCTTGTCGGGGCGACGCCGGTTCGCCCTCGGGTTACCGACCGCTCTGGGGGCCCAGGGCGAGCGCACCGCCCCCGagcgccgccgctgccgccgccacAGGCCCCTGACGGCCGCTTCCGGCCGCGAGGCCGCCCGAGCGCCCACCCAATGCCGGTCGCCCCCAGACCGAGCTCCTATTGGCCGATCCCTCCCGGCGCGTGACCACCGCGCGGCCGCTGGTTGGCCCTGCGGGAGGCGCGTGTCGCGGAGCCGACCCGAGGcagcgggccgggggcggggtCGGGCCGCTATCTCCACGGCGACAGCGCCGGGCGGGCGaggggcggggcgggaggggACGGGCggccggccgccgccgccgccaccgccccgACGAGTCGCTGCGGCCGTCGGCGTCACGTGCGGCGGCCGCGCCCGCCGGTTGGCCGGCGCCCCGTGGCGGGGGACGGAgtggcggggggaggggggaagacaCGCGCCACGTGACGAGGCGTCGCCCGCCCTCCTCTCCGCTCTTTCTTCCTCCCCGGCGCCCCGCCTGCCCGTCCTGCCGCGCGCCGCCCGGTTGGCTGTTGCCGTGGCgacaggggaaggagggggcggggccggcgccgcACCTCAGCCGCGCCGCAGCCCGTGAGCGCGGCCCTGCCGCCGGCAGCGCCGCCCAGGAGCCGCCGCGGCCGGGTGCATCCGCCGAGCGGGCGGGCGGGCCCGGAgcgggggcggcggcagcgggcaGGGCagagcggggcggggcggccgaTGGCGGGGGGGTGAGGAGGGGCCGTCGGCAGGTGCGAGTCGAGCGGGCGGTCCGCgctggcggcggcgggaggaTGCGCGAGTACAAGGTGGTGGTGCTGGGCTCGGGCGGGGTGGGGAAGTCAGCGCTCACGGTGCAGTTCGTGACCGGCACCTTCATCGAGAAGTACGACCCCACCATCGAGGACTTCTATCGCAAGGAGATCGAAGTGGACGCTTCTCCCTCCGTCCTGGAGATCCTGGACACGGCGGGCACCGAGCAGTTCGCCTCCATGCGGGACCTCTACATCAAGAACGGGCAGGGCTTCATCCTCGTCTACAGCCTGGTCAACCAGCAGAGCTTCCAGGACATCCGACCCATGCGCGACCAGATCATCCGCGTCAAGAGGTGACTTGCCCGGCGGCCACTCCTCCGACGGCCGCGCCCGACGCCCACctgcggcccggcccggctcgcCGGGGCCTGCGGGCCGACCGTGTTCCCTCTCCGTCCCCTCCTCCCCtgcgccgcgccgggccgccCCGCGGTGCCCGGATCTCCGGCCCGGGGGCTGCCCACGCCCTGCCCGCTGCCCGCTCAGGTGCCTGCCCCGCGGCTTCCTTCCCTCACTCGCCGCCCTCCCGCCTTCCCCGCTGGCGCCCCTGGGCGGCAGGACACCCCCTCTCCCCCCTGCCGCTCGCTCCGGTGCCTCACCCGCAGCCCCGGGCTCCCCGAGGGCGAGTGCCGGCCGCCAGCCAGCCGCAGGGGTGGCGAAGCgggagcagggggctgctgcGGTTTCCACTAGTCGTCCCCCGCCTTCCCTCattcacctcctccctcccccccattCGCGTTTACGACCCTGTAAGTTTGGGGTGCTCCTGCGTGAAATATGGCAGACGGGCAGCTGGCCGCAGGCAGGCAAGCGGCAGGCTGTGCCGCGGCTGCAAGTGAGGGGCGGGAAAGCGGTTTTCCGCATATCGGATAGGGTCAGGCTCCTCCAATTTTACTTTCTGAGTGGACGTGCTGTAGCTGGTTTGCAAGGTAAGCGCCAAGGTGTTTTCGTGCCCGGCACACAGGTCTCCCAAGGCAGATAGAGATCTGCCTTTTCGGATACCTGTATAGGTATTTCCGTGAACTTACCGCACCTCTTAAAAGTGCAGAGCGCTAAGGCTCTTTCGTGGTAAAGACATATGACGGCTGTGAGCGTTAGGCCTTATGGATGCCGGCGTTTCTCTTAAATTTCCCACGGTCGTGTTGCCAGCTGCTGTATTCCGAGTGAATCCACAGCGGTGAAACGCCGGTGCACCCTGCCAGTTTGTTTTTATAACCACTGTTTAGATATGTGTCCATCAGTCAGATGTCAGGATCTGAAATGTAGCCAGTCGCGCTAAAATTAAGGGTAGAAGTACCTTTTGAAATCCTACCAACCATTTGAAACAGCGTGGATGAGAAAATGCTGCTGGCCAGGTTGTCACAGGCAGAGATCTGTTATATTGCCCGTGGAGAGAGATTGCAATTATGTTACAAGACTGGTTGTAGCTTTGGCTTGGACATCTGAAAGGGAAACCCTTGTAAATAACTTAGTTGGGCCACAGCTGTTGGATTTACATCTTAGAGTGGAATGTAAAAGATGATAATGGCTAATCAAACCATCGGGTATGGTCTGTTCACAGCAACAACCATTCCAGACCAAGGCTTGGGGAAGATGTGTTTTGAAATTGGGGAGGAGGGTGAGTaggggaaaggggagggaggagacaAAGCACTGATATTTTTAGAGGCTTGCAACTTTCTCATAGTAGATGTTTCTTAATGTGTGCCCTAACTTTTTCACTGGAGATTTCGAAAGACCAGTGTAACAAAGTTACTTTGAATTGATTATAGAAACTGGGTTTTCCATATCCTCTCAATGCTGATCACTCACACATACCTTAAtagaagaacatttttttttttttttagtaagtaGACTTTATTCATTCATAAATGCTTTTggttttcctgtgtttaatCAGTGTTATAAATCCATTTAGCCCTGAACGCCTAGCTGTGGCTGTTGCAGCTTGCATTGTACCTTGTGTGCAGCTGTGTTCAGACCGCAGCTGACAAGCTGTAGATAGGTGAAGCAGAATAGAAAGAGACTTGTACTTCCATAGTTACATtgactcagcactgctgagagtGGGTCTAAACGCtgctcttatttttcttatgctgtctttttttttttctgcttttggatAGGTACTTCATGAATGCCACATGAGCAGGGTTTTAATCCTAAATTTCACTTGTGCAAAGTAATCTAAAAGCAGCTGAAATCCTGAAAAATTTAATTGAGTTGTGGTTGAAAGGGATGTGCTGTTGACTTGCAATATCACAAAAATATAGTTTCAGCAGGTGTGCCAGATCTTTCCTCCTTGACTTGCCTCATCCTATGTTTATGGGTTTTGCTGTTAACGTTTTGAAAGTTGAAGTAAGTTCACAGGCAGTGTAAGACCTAATGTGATGTTGACAAGCTTGCATCCTTGTTACCAGTTGAACTGGAAGAATGCATATTTACAGATGTAATATGCATCTGTACAAGGAGTTCTAAATTATAATTTACTGTTTCACAAATGCATTTAATCCATGTTGAGAGACAAATAATCATAGTTCTATTTGCTTAAGGATTTTGGATGGAACGTATCTGAAAAATACAACTGTATGCTTATAATGATACAAAACCATGGCCTAAAAATCTCTGAACTTTCACTGTGCCTGAAAACCAACTGTCTGTATCTCTGATAGTTACTTCTGCATTTTACATGTtgtccttgttttgttttgtttttactggaAGAATCCCTGTGTTATTACATAATTAGAGAGTCATTTTAATTATTCTCCCAAGAAGTAGAAAAGCCAAGTGAGATCAGGTCAAGAGGTGCACACTTGAGTTTTCTGCTTCCCAGGTCTAACTACCACATACCAGGCCAAACTGAGCTAAGGGAGTCCTTGACTCCTTCTGATGAAAATGAGGTACTTTGTAGGAATGAATGACATGTTCatgaacaaaaaagaagaacCAAGTGGACCTTTACTTGACTCTGAATCTTAGTGGTTAGGGGAGATTGAGACAGCTCTTTCTAGTATAGTTTCTTTTGTCATTAAATGGCTCtttttaatagtaaaaaaatacattaatagaCTTAGAAACGGGACTGAAATTCAGGTCTTGCAGTAGGTAGAGAAGATTCTTAGTGGCAGAGCTATGAAGTCAAGCTTCCTTGTGTACGTTGTAGTGTGGGAGCCTTGCCTCCCTTTCAGTCACAGTGCACAGTTTTAACAAGAATGGAAGATGCCTCCATAATTTTTAAACAGGTAATTATCAACACTTCTAAATActtaaaaggtgggtgtcaaaAGAATGgagtgagtcttttttctgtagcacccagtgacaggacaaggggtaatgggcacaagctggaacacaggaagcaccacttaaacatgaggagaaaattcatgcctgtgagggtgaggaagccctggcacaagctgcccagggagcttgtgaagtctccttctccagagatTTTCAggcccacctggacgtgttcctgtatgatccgatctaggtgaacctactttagcagaggATTGGACGATCCCTAGAGGTCTCTTGcaaacctaccattctgtgattttgtgtagTTGAAGTTCTTTCCTGGTAAATGGTTAAAATGTAaaccatatttttctttttgaagtaaataaaactttttcaattttttcaaAGAATTAATAGAGGTACTTTCATTTTTGATAAGACAGCCCTGCCAGTTCTGGGTGGATGAGTGCACCCCTAGCAGCTATGCCTAGACACAGGatgaggagaagggaaaggttTCAGAAGTGATCTTTCAGAAGTGCTCACTGTACTCTGGGCCAGAGCTTCCCACTGTGAAGAATGCTGTGGGCATTGGATGAAGGATCACGAGGGTGCAAAATCACAGCTGCTGTTCTTCCTCCTCCAGATGCTGCATATCACAGCTTCTAGTTTCTACCCAAGGAACGGCTTGGCTGTAGCCTATGTTAGACAAAGCAATTGCTTCTGCAATCAGCTGTTTTTGCAGTGCCATCAACTAGCCTGGCTTACCCAGGAGTTGGCCTTCAGTATCAGGATGTGAGGGTCAGGAAACTGATGAAAGGGGATGTTCCCTAGGTGAATGAAGCTACGGAAGTTTTGCTGGGTAAGGAGTTTAATCAGAAGATAGGAGGATGGAGGAGATGTGCTCTTATGTAGAGTGAGTTGTAGGGTTCTGCACAATGAGGCCAAAGGTATAGGGTTGGTCTATGGGTTTAGGAACTTGAAAGTGCCTCCATGCTGGTTTGAAGCAGTTGCCACAGAACAGCCCCTGTTCCCGCAGCCTTtgctcgtatgaaagatgttccagtaccctgatcatcttggtggccctgtgctggactctctccagcatttccctgtccctcttgagctgtggagcccagaactccagactcaggactccagatgaggcctcactagggcagagtagagggggagaagaacctcactcg
Above is a window of Colius striatus isolate bColStr4 chromosome 1, bColStr4.1.hap1, whole genome shotgun sequence DNA encoding:
- the RAP2A gene encoding ras-related protein Rap-2a, which encodes MREYKVVVLGSGGVGKSALTVQFVTGTFIEKYDPTIEDFYRKEIEVDASPSVLEILDTAGTEQFASMRDLYIKNGQGFILVYSLVNQQSFQDIRPMRDQIIRVKRYEKVPVILVGNKVDLESEREVSSSEGRALAEEWGCPFMETSAKSKTMVDELFAEIVRQMNYAAQPDKDDPCCSACNIQ